In Halorhabdus tiamatea SARL4B, a genomic segment contains:
- the phnE gene encoding phosphonate ABC transporter, permease protein PhnE — protein MKERVFKRIGLRSNNSARDRKLAELKRRAFLSWIRTVGIFILLGVGLLFAYDQVGFSLRELATFLPDFLTAMGDYFPTTAVFGLPVLDFGRYWAFIQAEQLFRAAIVTVSIAFAGTLMGTPGAFLLGVLGSERVTPFPFNFIFRSVMSVIRSIPALVWALIFIPLGGVSPLTGTLAITVDTMGYLGRLFTDELEEIDTGVIEGVASTGASKPQTVAFGMISQVARQYLAWFLFILEFNVRVAVQLGLIGAGGLGYTLLVQRQTFNYTNMMATILVVIVVVLSVEITSTRIRARLRKEAPPGIIELIRGLPERLAKVSRSKD, from the coding sequence ATGAAAGAGAGGGTATTCAAGCGGATTGGTCTCAGATCAAATAACTCCGCGAGGGATCGTAAACTGGCAGAACTCAAGCGACGGGCGTTTTTGAGTTGGATCAGAACAGTTGGCATATTTATACTGTTGGGAGTTGGGCTGCTGTTCGCGTACGATCAAGTCGGCTTTTCGCTCCGCGAGCTGGCAACGTTTCTCCCTGACTTTCTGACTGCAATGGGAGACTATTTCCCGACCACAGCGGTATTCGGACTGCCAGTCCTCGATTTCGGACGGTACTGGGCCTTTATTCAAGCGGAACAGCTGTTCCGCGCAGCCATCGTTACGGTTTCCATCGCGTTTGCGGGGACGCTAATGGGGACCCCCGGCGCATTCCTGCTGGGTGTACTCGGGAGCGAGCGCGTAACACCGTTCCCGTTCAATTTCATCTTTCGGTCGGTTATGAGCGTTATTCGGTCGATCCCTGCATTGGTCTGGGCACTCATTTTCATCCCGCTTGGCGGCGTCTCACCGCTGACCGGGACGCTCGCGATCACTGTCGACACAATGGGGTATCTCGGGCGGCTGTTTACTGACGAACTCGAAGAGATCGATACCGGGGTAATAGAAGGGGTGGCGAGTACTGGAGCGAGCAAACCCCAGACGGTTGCTTTCGGGATGATTAGTCAGGTCGCACGTCAGTACCTTGCGTGGTTTCTCTTCATCCTCGAATTCAACGTTCGGGTGGCTGTTCAACTCGGACTGATCGGGGCTGGTGGACTCGGGTACACCTTGCTCGTCCAGCGCCAAACGTTCAACTACACCAATATGATGGCGACGATCCTGGTCGTCATCGTCGTCGTTTTGAGCGTCGAAATCACAAGTACACGAATCAGGGCTCGCCTCCGAAAGGAAGCGCCCCCCGGCATAATTGAACTCATACGTGGGTTACCAGAGCGGTTAGCGAAGGTGTCCCGTTCAAAAGATTAG
- a CDS encoding helix-turn-helix domain-containing protein: MPWHQSNRPTGREATVAHVIEAIDATAPETKEELADQLDLSTHYVSEIFQELKSEGIISKSYVIDNEAVYETADAVSPLRDKTSDGTDDVDHILDLFQSLYDIVRKQYQAAKTLFLGDNPQRTAEELEPVTNERYGAVLSELRSYTLSTKWPGNRVAADLASIAKDLEIVGDRSSFISEVVSQAAVAPSGTVKTRLIDIFESGENISDIVETILFGSEVSQISTLHSTEKQTHRQISELYELATAFDVDIYGHLVVLIRTVERVIHHWVNVGELAVQIRTGLDPGHVEL, translated from the coding sequence ATGCCTTGGCACCAATCGAACCGGCCAACTGGAAGAGAAGCGACCGTTGCACACGTTATCGAAGCGATCGATGCGACTGCCCCCGAAACCAAGGAGGAGCTGGCGGACCAACTGGATTTGTCCACTCATTATGTATCAGAAATATTTCAAGAGCTGAAGTCAGAGGGAATAATTTCGAAGTCCTACGTCATCGATAACGAGGCGGTATACGAGACAGCTGACGCTGTCTCACCTCTGCGGGACAAGACTTCAGATGGGACTGACGATGTGGATCATATCCTTGATTTATTCCAATCGCTTTACGATATCGTTCGGAAACAATATCAAGCCGCAAAGACTCTCTTTTTGGGTGATAATCCACAACGAACAGCTGAGGAATTAGAGCCTGTCACAAACGAACGTTACGGCGCAGTATTAAGTGAACTTCGATCGTACACGCTCTCGACTAAGTGGCCAGGCAATCGGGTAGCGGCAGATCTGGCATCGATCGCGAAAGACCTCGAAATCGTCGGCGACCGTTCCAGCTTTATTTCAGAGGTCGTCTCCCAGGCAGCAGTTGCTCCTTCTGGTACCGTCAAAACCCGACTCATCGACATTTTTGAATCGGGTGAGAACATTTCTGATATCGTTGAGACAATCCTTTTCGGGAGCGAGGTCTCCCAGATATCAACACTACACAGTACCGAGAAGCAGACTCATCGTCAGATATCCGAATTATACGAACTGGCAACTGCGTTTGATGTCGACATATATGGTCATCTGGTGGTCCTGATCAGAACGGTCGAACGGGTCATCCACCATTGGGTCAATGTCGGTGAACTCGCCGTCCAGATTCGTACTGGACTCGATCCCGGCCACGTCGAACTCTAA
- a CDS encoding phosphate signaling complex PhoU family protein has product METRKAQLTGGTTYTVSLPKPWASEHGIESGSLLYLYPNEDGSILIEPEASSEGGAYTATVDIQSYSEDELIQAVYALYLYGSHSITLVDSTGDVSDRKQTVQSFLPHLIGFEIMESSNEKLILENLTNAESISVRKSALRLRLIVLSMQKDALVAFVENDHELAEQVIDRDDEVDKLLALVMRHFQRSLESLDEITQLDISRAELFEYYYTTRQLERVGDHAEKIAELVMSQSEPSPDELCEKIHHLGEESRKIIEESSNIILSDVTISKSFDILQKRNDVVSEITQLDRELYDHESSKIAHQLGLILDSLRRSADYGANIAEAAIQNAARTGTLPDQR; this is encoded by the coding sequence ATGGAGACACGAAAGGCGCAGTTAACCGGCGGCACGACGTACACAGTCTCACTGCCAAAGCCGTGGGCTTCTGAACACGGCATCGAGTCCGGATCGCTGTTATATCTGTATCCGAACGAGGACGGGTCCATTCTTATCGAACCTGAAGCGTCTTCTGAAGGCGGTGCATACACAGCAACCGTCGATATTCAATCATACAGCGAAGATGAACTAATCCAAGCAGTCTATGCGTTGTATCTTTATGGATCCCATTCAATCACGCTCGTCGATTCAACAGGAGATGTGTCTGACCGAAAACAAACTGTTCAGTCTTTTCTCCCCCATCTCATCGGCTTCGAGATCATGGAATCCTCAAATGAAAAGTTAATTTTAGAGAACCTTACTAATGCGGAGAGTATTTCTGTTCGGAAGAGCGCACTACGCCTACGACTTATCGTCCTCTCCATGCAAAAAGATGCACTCGTCGCTTTCGTTGAAAATGATCATGAACTAGCTGAACAGGTTATTGACCGTGATGATGAGGTCGATAAACTCCTTGCACTCGTAATGAGGCATTTTCAACGGTCCCTGGAGAGTCTGGATGAGATCACACAACTCGATATATCGCGTGCAGAACTCTTCGAGTATTATTATACCACACGACAACTTGAACGCGTAGGCGATCATGCTGAAAAAATAGCTGAGTTAGTCATGAGCCAATCGGAACCGAGCCCGGACGAGTTATGTGAGAAAATTCATCATCTTGGAGAGGAATCACGCAAAATAATAGAGGAATCATCAAACATCATCTTATCCGATGTTACTATTTCAAAATCATTCGATATATTGCAGAAGCGAAATGATGTCGTATCCGAAATCACGCAGTTGGATCGCGAACTCTACGATCACGAGAGTTCGAAAATCGCGCATCAACTCGGACTAATTCTTGATAGTCTCCGGAGGAGTGCTGACTATGGGGCGAATATTGCTGAAGCAGCAATTCAAAATGCAGCCCGTACTGGCACGCTTCCGGACCAACGGTAA
- a CDS encoding response regulator: protein MLSVGDEPAFVDVVVDGLRRNEDRFDVLETTNPHEGIEYIEAEAIDCVVSAYELPDMDGIEFLDTVRETYPELPFVLFAGDGSAATARNAFLAGATDYLQKEALRDTSTSLSDRIMDAIDRGDRTGRRSQRSHERDHRTALFDNSPDPIIEIEFDGETPIITDVNAAFEETFGFDTADTVGQPVREVVVPEAEGAEHERLKRQVFERNSVETDVRRETTRGIREFHLRVMPIDIGDVSDGAYAWYTDITERTERERVLGELHDVTRKFARASSSEEIATLAVEAGRDILKLPYTHFYKLTDNGQKLTPMAATPEMDDRFGDLPSFDRGDGLLWKARAAGTIQRYDDVQAEDDLASNLPIRGAIIAPVGDFGVLGSASPVPAEFNAFDRELASILITQMEAALEAVQRRESLRVHEQELERQNERLDEFASVVAHDLRNPLNVATGRVELVQAESDSDHLDVIDRALDRMDALIDQTLTLAQSGQVIGETESVDLSTLSEQCWRNVETTDATLRTENAPVIDADPERLQHLFENLYRNAIEHGSDDVTVRVMRL, encoded by the coding sequence ATTCTCTCGGTAGGCGATGAGCCGGCGTTTGTAGATGTAGTCGTGGATGGGCTACGGCGGAACGAGGACCGGTTCGACGTATTGGAGACAACGAATCCACACGAGGGGATCGAATACATCGAGGCGGAAGCGATCGACTGTGTGGTCTCAGCGTACGAATTACCCGACATGGACGGTATCGAATTCCTCGACACTGTCCGTGAAACGTATCCCGAGCTGCCGTTCGTGCTCTTCGCCGGAGACGGCTCGGCAGCGACCGCTCGTAATGCGTTCCTCGCGGGCGCAACGGACTACCTCCAGAAAGAAGCGCTACGCGACACGTCTACGTCGCTCTCCGACCGGATCATGGACGCCATCGACCGAGGCGATCGGACCGGACGCCGCTCGCAACGCTCACACGAGAGGGACCATCGGACAGCACTGTTCGACAACTCACCCGATCCGATCATTGAAATCGAATTCGACGGCGAGACGCCGATCATCACGGACGTCAACGCCGCATTCGAGGAGACGTTCGGATTCGATACGGCCGATACCGTCGGCCAGCCAGTCCGCGAGGTCGTCGTTCCGGAGGCGGAAGGTGCCGAACACGAGCGGCTGAAACGCCAGGTGTTCGAACGAAATTCCGTCGAGACGGACGTCCGCCGGGAAACGACACGCGGGATTCGGGAGTTCCATCTCCGGGTCATGCCGATCGACATCGGCGACGTTTCCGATGGCGCGTACGCCTGGTACACCGATATCACCGAACGAACGGAGCGTGAACGAGTGCTCGGCGAACTCCATGACGTGACCCGAAAATTCGCCCGAGCATCCTCGTCCGAAGAGATTGCTACTCTGGCCGTCGAAGCGGGGCGTGACATCCTCAAGCTACCGTACACACACTTCTACAAATTGACCGATAACGGGCAGAAACTGACGCCGATGGCGGCGACGCCAGAAATGGACGACCGATTCGGCGACCTTCCGTCGTTTGATCGAGGCGATGGATTACTGTGGAAGGCACGTGCGGCGGGCACGATCCAGCGGTACGACGACGTACAGGCGGAGGACGACCTGGCGAGCAACCTGCCGATCAGGGGCGCAATCATCGCACCGGTGGGTGACTTCGGGGTATTGGGGAGTGCATCGCCAGTGCCGGCTGAATTCAACGCGTTCGATCGGGAACTCGCCTCGATCCTGATCACCCAGATGGAAGCCGCGCTGGAAGCAGTACAACGACGAGAATCGCTCCGTGTCCACGAGCAGGAACTCGAACGACAGAACGAGCGCCTCGATGAATTCGCCAGCGTCGTCGCCCACGACCTTCGAAATCCCCTGAACGTGGCCACCGGTCGCGTCGAATTGGTACAGGCGGAGTCCGATTCAGACCATCTCGATGTCATCGATCGGGCGCTCGATCGGATGGACGCATTGATCGACCAGACGCTGACGCTGGCACAGAGCGGACAGGTTATCGGTGAGACTGAATCGGTGGATCTGTCCACCCTCTCCGAACAGTGCTGGCGTAACGTCGAGACGACCGATGCGACGTTGCGAACGGAAAACGCCCCGGTGATCGACGCCGATCCGGAGCGGTTACAGCATCTCTTCGAGAACCTCTACCGAAACGCGATCGAACACGGCAGCGACGACGTTACCGTGAGAGTCATGCGTCTTTAG
- a CDS encoding IS4-like element ISHti13 family transposase gives MHNAPSSDQIERRLTTLFPSAALEDHAEAVGVIERDGKLQIPPLVWSFAFGFATGESRTLAAFRRSYNSTADKPLSPGGYYQRLTPTLAEYLHDLVEYGLDEVAVPHTVTDQFDRFRDVMIADGTVLRLHQFLSDEFEGRNEEQAGARLHLLHNPSDQMLERFSITDEKAHDSTEFNTGSWLEQRLVLFDQAYFKYRRFALIDENDGYFVSRLKPDANPVVTDELREWRGDAIPLEGEKIHDVVEDLYRKYIDVEVEAEFKRGPYNGTRSLDSKRFRVVGVRDEDADDYHLYITNLPREEFLPEDLATIYRCRWAVERLFRELKTQYGLDEFDTTKEHVVEILVYAALLSLLVSRELLSLVTECADDEAVFPPGRWAATFRSHAQLILNDLGEFLGYSPPPLLERLIEDAQKIHSQRPILQETLATATQPRTEA, from the coding sequence GTGCACAACGCTCCCTCCTCAGATCAGATTGAACGTCGGCTCACTACCCTCTTTCCCTCTGCTGCGCTGGAAGATCACGCCGAGGCTGTCGGCGTGATCGAACGAGACGGAAAGCTCCAGATCCCGCCGCTCGTGTGGTCGTTTGCGTTCGGCTTCGCCACTGGCGAGAGCCGAACGCTCGCAGCCTTCCGTCGGAGCTACAACTCCACAGCTGACAAACCGCTGTCTCCCGGTGGGTACTACCAGCGATTGACGCCGACGTTGGCAGAGTATCTCCACGACCTCGTCGAGTACGGCCTCGACGAGGTCGCTGTCCCCCACACTGTGACCGACCAGTTCGACCGATTCAGAGACGTGATGATTGCTGATGGGACGGTGTTGCGCCTGCACCAGTTCCTCTCCGATGAGTTCGAAGGACGCAACGAGGAGCAGGCTGGAGCACGGCTCCACCTGCTCCACAACCCGAGCGATCAGATGCTGGAACGATTCAGCATCACCGACGAGAAAGCCCACGACAGCACGGAGTTCAACACCGGCTCGTGGCTCGAACAGCGGCTGGTACTGTTCGATCAGGCGTATTTCAAATACCGGCGGTTCGCGTTGATCGACGAGAACGATGGCTACTTTGTGAGTCGGCTGAAACCCGACGCAAATCCGGTTGTAACGGACGAGTTACGGGAATGGCGTGGCGACGCCATTCCCTTGGAAGGAGAGAAGATCCACGATGTCGTTGAGGATCTCTACCGGAAATACATCGATGTGGAAGTCGAGGCTGAGTTCAAGCGCGGGCCGTACAACGGAACACGGTCGCTGGACTCCAAGCGGTTCCGCGTCGTCGGCGTCCGCGACGAGGACGCCGACGACTACCATCTGTACATCACGAATCTGCCGCGTGAGGAGTTTCTCCCGGAAGATTTAGCGACGATCTATCGGTGTCGGTGGGCTGTCGAGCGGTTGTTTCGGGAGCTCAAGACGCAATACGGACTGGATGAGTTCGACACAACGAAAGAGCACGTTGTGGAGATTCTGGTGTATGCGGCGTTGTTGTCGCTGTTAGTGAGTCGTGAGTTGCTGTCGCTGGTGACAGAGTGCGCCGATGATGAAGCTGTCTTCCCTCCAGGGCGTTGGGCGGCGACCTTCCGGTCGCACGCCCAACTCATTCTCAACGATTTGGGTGAATTCCTCGGCTACTCGCCACCTCCGCTGTTGGAACGGCTGATCGAAGATGCACAGAAAATCCATAGCCAACGACCGATACTACAGGAGACGCTCGCTACCGCTACACAACCGAGGACTGAGGCTTAG
- a CDS encoding ATP-binding protein codes for MGGLDDGFYVADDGPGIPVEEREDVFETGYSTNEDGTGFGLSIVQQIVESHHWEIRLTAGAEGGARFEITGVECSAA; via the coding sequence GTGGGCGGACTGGACGACGGCTTCTACGTCGCGGACGACGGGCCGGGAATTCCAGTCGAAGAGCGCGAAGACGTTTTCGAGACCGGGTACTCGACGAACGAAGACGGGACGGGCTTCGGATTGAGTATCGTCCAACAGATCGTCGAATCCCATCACTGGGAAATCCGGTTGACAGCGGGGGCAGAAGGGGGCGCACGATTCGAGATTACCGGTGTCGAATGTAGTGCGGCTTAG
- a CDS encoding PAS domain S-box protein, with protein MFAREISASGDFTVSTAPTVTAALDILDARDPVDCIVSDYTVPAVDGLALLRSVRAQYPDIPFVLFTSEGNERVASEAVSARVTEYLIKDRFQDQWDELATLINDSIAYQQKQRSLTDSASRIKILLEASPDSIAIVQDAAFSYVNQCALDLFEVTSLGAIADNSVTAYIAAADRATVARSLNAIRTGDARVDRFDVTATGHKGTRTPVEITAISIEWDGSDAILLIFRNISEKEDMQLELRRFRRVAEAAGHAIYLTDADGRIEYVNPAFESITGFSSSDAIGRNPRIMNSGEMSEDYYESLWGTIRSGDIWEEELVNQRKDGKLYHAYQTIAPITDANGQARGFVAIQRDISDRIQQERNLQAQKERYESLFDSIRDAILVANTDRQIVDCNPAFTELFGYEPDDIKGKHTRCVYESAEEYEAMGEAIDGHFGDPQFTTIVRYEKQSGKMFPGETNVYYLRDHEGQVTGFIGLIRDVSDKQERVTQLQILDRVLRHNFHNALTVILGNSEFIQNETSGSVADSAKRIFRTGENLLDAVDKERQVTNLLADPPAPEAIDLALLLETLVSAIADSHSAADVRLHAPESCEVSVPPEIEQAIRELIENAIEHSDRVQPSVEVTLERSADETSVIITDDGPGIPEMEQEVLTGEKRIEPLYHGSGLDLWFVNLVVRRADGVLEFDENEPRGSVVRIVFSTD; from the coding sequence GTGTTCGCTCGCGAAATATCTGCTTCGGGCGATTTCACCGTCTCCACAGCGCCGACTGTCACCGCCGCACTCGATATACTTGACGCGAGAGACCCCGTTGATTGTATCGTCAGTGACTACACTGTTCCCGCAGTCGATGGATTGGCATTGCTCCGTTCGGTTCGAGCACAGTATCCCGATATTCCATTTGTGCTGTTTACAAGCGAAGGCAACGAGCGGGTTGCGAGTGAAGCGGTCAGCGCGCGCGTGACTGAGTATCTAATTAAAGATCGATTTCAGGATCAATGGGACGAACTTGCGACACTGATCAATGATTCGATTGCCTATCAACAGAAACAGCGATCACTTACGGATTCTGCGTCACGTATCAAGATACTGCTTGAAGCCAGTCCAGATTCGATAGCGATTGTTCAAGACGCTGCCTTTTCCTATGTGAATCAATGTGCACTCGACTTGTTTGAGGTCACGTCACTCGGAGCAATAGCTGACAACAGCGTTACTGCGTATATCGCGGCCGCTGACAGAGCGACCGTCGCTCGAAGCCTGAACGCAATACGGACCGGCGACGCTCGCGTGGATCGGTTCGACGTGACTGCTACCGGTCACAAAGGGACACGGACACCAGTCGAAATCACTGCAATATCGATCGAGTGGGATGGGTCAGATGCGATACTATTGATTTTTAGAAATATTAGCGAAAAGGAGGACATGCAACTCGAATTACGCCGCTTCAGGCGGGTGGCCGAAGCGGCTGGTCACGCAATATACCTCACTGACGCTGACGGACGTATCGAATACGTCAATCCTGCCTTCGAGTCGATCACTGGATTTAGCTCGTCAGATGCGATTGGACGGAATCCCCGGATCATGAACTCCGGGGAGATGTCCGAGGACTACTACGAGTCACTCTGGGGAACTATTCGTTCCGGCGACATTTGGGAAGAGGAGTTGGTGAATCAACGGAAGGACGGCAAGCTGTATCACGCTTATCAAACGATCGCACCGATTACCGACGCCAACGGACAGGCCCGGGGGTTCGTCGCTATCCAGAGGGATATCTCCGACCGGATCCAGCAGGAACGCAATTTACAGGCACAAAAAGAGCGCTACGAATCATTGTTCGATAGTATCCGTGATGCAATCCTGGTCGCCAATACGGATCGTCAAATCGTCGACTGCAACCCAGCATTCACCGAGCTGTTCGGATACGAACCGGACGACATCAAGGGGAAGCACACGAGATGTGTCTACGAGAGTGCAGAGGAATACGAAGCGATGGGCGAGGCGATCGATGGCCACTTCGGCGATCCGCAATTCACCACCATCGTCAGGTACGAGAAACAGTCGGGGAAGATGTTTCCCGGCGAGACGAACGTGTATTATTTGCGCGATCACGAGGGGCAAGTGACTGGATTTATTGGCCTTATCCGTGATGTTTCCGACAAGCAAGAACGCGTGACACAGTTGCAAATTCTCGATAGAGTCCTTCGCCACAACTTCCACAATGCCCTGACAGTCATTTTGGGGAATTCGGAGTTTATCCAGAACGAAACGTCGGGGTCGGTTGCAGACAGTGCAAAACGGATTTTCAGGACAGGTGAGAACCTCCTCGATGCCGTCGATAAGGAGCGACAGGTGACGAATCTGCTGGCTGATCCGCCTGCCCCCGAGGCGATCGATCTTGCCCTGCTGCTCGAGACGCTCGTCTCGGCTATTGCTGACAGTCATTCGGCTGCAGACGTGAGGCTCCACGCACCGGAAAGCTGTGAAGTGAGTGTCCCTCCGGAGATTGAGCAAGCGATCAGAGAGTTGATCGAAAACGCCATCGAACACTCCGATCGAGTACAGCCGTCGGTCGAGGTAACACTCGAACGGTCTGCGGACGAGACGTCAGTGATCATTACAGACGACGGCCCCGGAATCCCGGAAATGGAACAAGAGGTACTGACTGGAGAGAAACGCATCGAACCACTGTACCACGGGAGCGGCCTGGATCTATGGTTCGTTAACCTTGTCGTTCGGCGTGCTGATGGAGTCCTGGAGTTTGACGAGAACGAGCCCCGTGGGAGCGTTGTCCGAATCGTGTTCTCGACTGACTAA
- a CDS encoding MFS transporter — MNLSRYRVLLIVAIAELLAMALWFSVSAVGPELEAAWNLSSAQTAWLTNAVQLGFVLGAVLSATLTLSDTIPPRYLFAVSAAIGAGATAVIALAVSSFLPAVFLRLLTGVALAGVYPTGMKIMAGWFQDGLGFAIGTLVGALTVGSALPHLLRAIGGVGRPRAVLLGASVLAAVGGVLVLLVGPGPYQAPAAPFDPGAVRRMLGDRGTMLANIGYFGHMWELYAVWAWIPVYLTASFAARGEPAPTLASLLAFGTIAVGGIGALVAGAFADRIGRTSVTSASMIVSGAACLGAGFVFGGPLLVLVPFLMIWGFVIVADSAQFSAAVSELAEDSYVGSALTLQTAIGFLLTVGSIQVTPIIADVVGWQWAFAPLVIGPLVGTVAMLWLRRLPEATALAGGRR, encoded by the coding sequence ATGAACCTCAGCAGATACCGGGTCCTCCTCATCGTCGCTATCGCCGAACTCCTGGCGATGGCGCTCTGGTTCAGTGTGTCGGCAGTCGGCCCGGAACTCGAAGCGGCCTGGAATCTGTCGAGCGCCCAGACAGCGTGGTTGACCAACGCAGTGCAACTCGGCTTCGTCCTCGGTGCCGTCCTGTCCGCGACGCTCACCCTCTCGGATACGATTCCGCCGCGGTATCTCTTTGCAGTCTCGGCTGCCATCGGTGCCGGAGCGACGGCGGTTATTGCACTTGCGGTGTCGTCGTTCCTTCCCGCGGTATTTTTGCGACTGCTGACTGGTGTCGCACTGGCCGGTGTGTATCCGACTGGGATGAAAATCATGGCGGGCTGGTTTCAGGATGGTCTCGGGTTTGCCATCGGCACGCTCGTCGGTGCATTGACAGTCGGATCGGCATTGCCGCATCTGCTTCGAGCGATCGGGGGCGTCGGCCGCCCGCGTGCCGTCCTCCTGGGTGCGAGCGTGCTTGCAGCGGTCGGTGGTGTGCTCGTGCTCCTGGTAGGGCCAGGCCCCTACCAGGCACCGGCAGCGCCGTTCGATCCCGGTGCCGTTCGGCGGATGCTCGGCGACCGCGGGACGATGCTCGCAAACATCGGGTACTTCGGGCACATGTGGGAACTGTATGCCGTTTGGGCGTGGATTCCGGTGTATCTGACTGCGAGTTTCGCGGCTCGGGGCGAGCCAGCACCCACACTCGCTTCCCTGCTCGCGTTCGGAACGATTGCAGTGGGAGGTATCGGCGCGCTCGTCGCTGGTGCCTTCGCCGACCGGATCGGACGGACCAGCGTCACGAGCGCAAGTATGATTGTCAGCGGCGCTGCATGTCTCGGTGCCGGTTTCGTGTTCGGTGGCCCTCTGCTCGTCCTCGTCCCGTTCCTGATGATTTGGGGCTTCGTGATTGTTGCTGACTCCGCGCAATTCTCGGCGGCCGTCTCCGAACTCGCCGAGGACAGTTACGTCGGCTCGGCCCTGACACTGCAGACTGCCATCGGCTTTCTCCTCACGGTGGGGTCGATCCAGGTCACCCCGATCATTGCGGACGTCGTCGGTTGGCAGTGGGCGTTTGCACCGCTGGTCATCGGCCCGCTCGTCGGGACCGTCGCAATGCTGTGGCTCCGTCGGCTTCCCGAGGCAACCGCGTTAGCTGGCGGTCGGCGCTGA
- a CDS encoding TSUP family transporter encodes MLSAFTPELIVAMAVVIVVAGAVNGLAGFGFALVGTMALATAIDPTTAVVFMIAPILGVNLSLLGDLSIEDLQTCGRRFWPLMLAALVGTITGLVVLDRVPQGPLKLGLGVISLGFVLSTQRIVPIPGLDRAKDGCFVESTAGMLGVGAVSGLLFGGTNVGVQLVAYLRSCNLSHGLFVGVVAMVFLGLNGIRIGAAGALGLYPSAGLAVASFVAVVPAVAGVAVGKRLRTAVDERERRIVVLALLTVIGVRLVLGGLGIA; translated from the coding sequence ATGCTCTCGGCGTTCACGCCTGAATTGATCGTCGCTATGGCCGTCGTCATTGTCGTCGCCGGGGCGGTTAACGGCCTCGCTGGCTTTGGGTTCGCCCTCGTCGGAACGATGGCGCTGGCGACGGCCATCGACCCGACGACGGCCGTCGTGTTCATGATCGCGCCGATTCTGGGCGTGAACCTCTCGCTGCTGGGCGACCTCTCGATCGAAGACCTCCAAACGTGCGGCCGTCGGTTCTGGCCGCTCATGCTCGCAGCGCTGGTCGGGACGATCACCGGTCTCGTCGTCCTCGACCGTGTCCCCCAGGGCCCACTGAAGCTCGGCCTGGGCGTCATCTCGCTGGGGTTCGTCCTCAGCACCCAGCGAATCGTTCCGATTCCGGGCCTCGATCGCGCCAAAGACGGCTGTTTCGTCGAATCGACCGCGGGCATGCTCGGCGTGGGTGCCGTCTCGGGCCTGCTCTTTGGTGGGACGAACGTCGGCGTCCAACTGGTCGCGTACCTGCGCAGCTGTAACCTCTCTCACGGCCTGTTCGTCGGCGTCGTCGCGATGGTCTTTCTGGGCCTTAACGGGATTCGGATCGGTGCTGCGGGTGCACTCGGACTTTACCCCAGCGCCGGACTCGCCGTTGCCTCGTTCGTTGCTGTCGTCCCGGCCGTCGCCGGCGTCGCCGTGGGGAAGCGACTGCGGACGGCTGTGGACGAACGCGAGCGCCGGATCGTGGTTCTGGCACTCCTGACCGTGATCGGTGTTCGACTGGTTCTCGGTGGCCTGGGAATCGCCTAA